The Tardiphaga alba genome includes a window with the following:
- a CDS encoding phage major capsid protein, with protein sequence MKRITPWAAFAAIVAIAVVAVLAFDASSIAHANTLGFHIADAAAGVAVLEKQMGEMSVLLKDTADHIKKTAETAETEMKNLGKLTEETKKSADDALIKHNELSARMTEIEQKLVKGQTEPERRKSLGQTVTDSDEVKALMANATKRGRATVSVKAIISALTTDADGSAGDLLIPQRVDGIVAPPTRRMTVRDLITPGRTAGNAIQFVKETGFTNNAATVTETAGTAKPQSDIKFDVVNTSVTTIAHYVKATKQILDDAPQLQSYIDGRLRYGLMYVEENQLLNGGGTGTDLNGIYTQASAYAAPIAPSAAGNLTKIDVIRLAILQAALAEYPVTGIVMHPSDWTDIELTKTDQGQYLFTNPQNGTEPRLWRLPVVETQAMSLDRFLVGAFRLGAQLFDREEANVEISTEDQDNFIKNLVTIRAEERLALAVYRPEAFVKGTYTAALGA encoded by the coding sequence GCCGCAGCCGGCGTCGCCGTGCTCGAAAAGCAGATGGGCGAAATGTCGGTCCTCCTGAAGGATACGGCAGACCACATCAAGAAGACCGCCGAAACCGCGGAAACCGAGATGAAGAATCTCGGCAAGCTCACCGAGGAGACCAAGAAGTCCGCGGATGACGCGCTGATCAAGCACAACGAGCTCTCGGCTCGTATGACCGAGATCGAACAGAAGCTGGTGAAGGGTCAGACCGAGCCGGAGCGCCGCAAGTCGCTCGGTCAGACGGTCACCGACAGCGACGAAGTGAAAGCTCTGATGGCGAACGCAACGAAGCGTGGTCGCGCAACCGTCTCGGTCAAAGCCATTATCTCGGCCCTTACGACCGATGCCGACGGCTCGGCTGGCGACCTGCTCATTCCGCAGCGCGTAGATGGCATCGTCGCCCCGCCGACCCGTCGCATGACCGTGCGTGACCTGATCACCCCAGGCCGCACCGCCGGCAACGCAATCCAGTTCGTGAAGGAAACGGGCTTCACCAACAACGCAGCGACCGTTACGGAAACTGCCGGTACTGCGAAGCCGCAGTCGGACATCAAGTTCGATGTGGTAAACACCTCGGTGACGACCATCGCGCACTATGTGAAGGCGACGAAGCAGATCCTCGACGACGCACCGCAGCTGCAGTCCTACATCGACGGCCGCCTGCGTTACGGCCTGATGTACGTTGAGGAGAACCAGCTTCTCAACGGCGGCGGCACTGGTACCGATTTGAACGGTATCTACACGCAGGCGTCCGCCTATGCGGCCCCGATCGCACCGAGCGCAGCCGGCAACCTGACCAAGATCGACGTGATCCGCCTCGCCATCCTGCAGGCGGCTCTCGCCGAATACCCGGTCACCGGCATCGTGATGCACCCGTCTGACTGGACGGACATCGAGCTGACCAAGACCGATCAGGGCCAGTATCTCTTCACCAATCCGCAGAACGGCACCGAGCCTCGCCTGTGGCGTCTCCCGGTTGTCGAAACGCAGGCGATGTCGCTCGACCGGTTCCTGGTTGGTGCCTTCCGTCTCGGCGCACAGCTCTTCGACCGTGAAGAAGCCAACGTCGAGATCAGCACCGAAGATCAGGACAACTTCATCAAGAACCTCGTGACGATCCGCGCTGAAGAGCGTCTCGCTCTCGCCGTCTATCGCCCCGAGGCCTTCGTGAAGGGCACTTACACCGCAGCTCTCGGCGCGTAA